One stretch of Desulfocurvus vexinensis DSM 17965 DNA includes these proteins:
- the flhB gene encoding flagellar biosynthesis protein FlhB: MAKDPSKTERATPKRRKKAREEGNVAKGMELPKATVLLAGLAALHLFIGLIAGELRKIFSLFLNRAPEMELGTESVYALLLDMSGSLALMVLPPMALMGAVAFLTQRLQVGPLWTTKVFEPKFAKMFNVPASLQRMFFSPKTAVNLVKNMLMAVVIGIAPAIVLTQEIEKAGGLFYANAAGVASYILAAGSKMVLYALVPMLLIAIADLLYMRWDYEENIKMSKDEVKDEHKQQEGDPEIKRKQREKMMQSMAKRMLQNVPKADVVVTNPTHIAVALQYDPLQSPAPLVLAKGADHLAEKIKEVARENRVPIRENVTLARALYKSCEVGDSIPEELFQAVAQILAQVYKMKRRRN; the protein is encoded by the coding sequence GTGGCCAAAGATCCCAGCAAAACAGAACGCGCAACGCCCAAGCGGCGCAAGAAGGCCCGCGAGGAGGGCAACGTCGCCAAGGGCATGGAGCTGCCCAAGGCCACGGTGCTGCTGGCGGGGCTGGCGGCCCTGCACCTGTTCATCGGGCTCATCGCCGGCGAGCTGCGCAAGATCTTCTCGCTGTTCCTCAACCGCGCGCCGGAAATGGAGCTGGGCACCGAGAGCGTCTACGCGCTGCTGCTGGACATGAGCGGCAGCCTGGCGCTGATGGTCCTGCCGCCCATGGCCCTCATGGGCGCCGTGGCCTTCCTGACCCAGCGCCTGCAGGTCGGCCCGCTGTGGACGACCAAGGTCTTCGAGCCCAAGTTCGCCAAGATGTTCAACGTGCCCGCCTCGCTCCAGCGCATGTTCTTCTCGCCCAAGACCGCCGTAAACCTGGTCAAGAACATGCTCATGGCCGTGGTCATCGGCATCGCCCCGGCCATCGTGCTGACCCAGGAGATCGAGAAGGCGGGCGGGCTGTTCTACGCCAACGCTGCGGGCGTGGCCTCCTACATCCTGGCCGCCGGGTCCAAGATGGTGCTCTACGCCCTGGTGCCCATGCTGCTCATCGCCATCGCCGATCTGCTCTACATGCGCTGGGACTACGAAGAGAACATCAAGATGAGCAAGGACGAGGTCAAGGACGAGCACAAGCAGCAGGAGGGCGACCCGGAGATCAAGCGCAAGCAGCGCGAGAAGATGATGCAGTCCATGGCCAAGCGCATGCTCCAGAACGTGCCCAAGGCCGACGTGGTGGTCACCAACCCCACGCACATCGCCGTGGCCCTGCAATACGACCCGCTGCAAAGCCCGGCGCCGCTGGTGCTGGCCAAGGGCGCCGACCACCTGGCCGAGAAGATCAAGGAGGTCGCCCGCGAAAACCGGGTGCCCATCCGCGAGAACGTCACCCTGGCACGGGCCTTGTATAAGAGCTGCGAAGTGGGCGACTCGATCCCCGAGGAACTCTTCCAGGCCGTGGCCCAGATCCTGGCCCAGGTCTACAAGATGAAGCGCAGACGGAACTGA
- a CDS encoding M23 family metallopeptidase — protein MLFRKYHIVVFKDNEGCSRKLRLRGWLLFVLAGLTAGLIAGNVYFWRTYSGYSSAQTALDEAQKTVQEQRTQLLSLASKIKNLEKDLMRIRDFDSKLRVMINLDQERDGGTSLGGSTPSDFSENYLPMHRQELLARKMHNFLHQLNTDTQMEEVRQQQLMHVIRDNRELWAATPSIWPTQGWISSDFGYRTSPFTGKREFHKGLDISAPQGTPIYAPAKGAVTFSGRDGSYGLALTVNHGSGIATRYAHLHSAAVKSGQKITRGQLIGYVGSTGRSTGPHLHYEVRLNGVPVNPMRYILN, from the coding sequence ATGCTTTTTCGAAAATACCACATCGTGGTCTTCAAGGATAACGAAGGGTGTTCCCGAAAGCTCCGCCTGCGGGGTTGGCTGCTGTTCGTCCTGGCGGGCCTGACTGCGGGGCTCATCGCCGGCAACGTCTATTTCTGGCGCACCTACTCCGGCTACTCGTCGGCCCAGACCGCCCTGGACGAGGCCCAGAAGACCGTCCAGGAACAGCGCACCCAGCTGCTGTCCCTGGCCTCCAAGATCAAGAATCTCGAAAAAGACCTCATGCGCATCCGCGACTTCGACTCCAAGCTGCGGGTGATGATCAACCTCGACCAGGAACGCGACGGCGGGACCTCCCTGGGCGGCAGCACGCCGTCCGACTTCTCCGAGAACTACCTGCCCATGCACCGCCAGGAACTGCTGGCGCGCAAGATGCACAACTTCCTGCACCAGCTGAACACCGACACGCAGATGGAGGAAGTGCGCCAGCAGCAGCTGATGCACGTCATCCGCGACAACCGCGAGCTGTGGGCCGCCACCCCGAGCATCTGGCCCACCCAGGGCTGGATTTCCTCCGATTTCGGCTACCGGACCTCGCCCTTCACCGGCAAGCGCGAGTTCCACAAGGGCCTGGACATCTCCGCGCCCCAGGGCACGCCCATCTACGCCCCGGCCAAGGGCGCCGTGACCTTCTCGGGGCGCGACGGCAGCTACGGCCTGGCCCTGACCGTCAACCACGGCTCGGGCATTGCCACCCGCTACGCCCACCTGCACTCCGCCGCCGTGAAGAGCGGCCAGAAGATCACCCGCGGCCAGCTCATCGGCTACGTGGGCAGCACGGGCCGCAGCACCGGGCCGCACCTGCACTACGAGGTGCGCCTGAACGGAGTCCCGGTGAACCCGATGCGCTATATCCTGAACTAG
- the fliR gene encoding flagellar biosynthetic protein FliR, whose translation MDLFTFAPAHALSFLLTLIRVSLVLFVLPFFGGETVPNAVKAALCIVLSWALWPHLSFPGELFPKNPWLIGLMVLGEMAIGLCLMLVVRFLFAAVQTGGQLIGFQMGFSMINVIDPLTGQQVVITSHFLYMTTLLTFLALDGHLYLLQGLADSFTLVPPGGVVLSAALGQGLLDLAGSIFVLAIKIAAPVMAALFLVDLALALVGRAAPQMHVLILGFPIKIAVGFFFLSILFTTLARYVGNFIIDMGPTFRGLLGTMA comes from the coding sequence ATGGACCTGTTCACCTTCGCCCCCGCCCACGCCCTGAGCTTCCTGCTGACGCTCATCCGCGTCAGCCTGGTGCTCTTCGTGCTGCCCTTCTTCGGCGGGGAGACGGTGCCCAACGCGGTCAAGGCGGCGCTGTGCATCGTGCTGTCCTGGGCCCTGTGGCCCCACCTCTCCTTCCCCGGCGAACTGTTCCCCAAAAACCCCTGGCTCATCGGGCTGATGGTCCTTGGCGAAATGGCCATCGGGCTGTGCCTCATGCTCGTGGTGCGCTTCCTGTTCGCGGCGGTGCAGACGGGCGGGCAGCTCATCGGCTTCCAGATGGGCTTTTCCATGATCAACGTCATCGACCCGCTCACCGGGCAGCAGGTGGTCATCACCTCGCACTTCCTCTACATGACCACCCTGCTGACCTTCCTGGCCCTGGACGGGCACCTCTACCTGCTCCAGGGCCTGGCCGACAGCTTCACCCTGGTGCCCCCGGGCGGGGTGGTGCTCAGCGCGGCCCTGGGCCAGGGCCTGCTGGATCTGGCAGGCAGCATCTTCGTGCTGGCCATCAAGATCGCGGCCCCGGTGATGGCCGCGCTGTTCCTGGTGGACCTGGCCCTGGCCCTGGTGGGCCGCGCCGCGCCGCAGATGCACGTGCTGATCCTGGGCTTCCCCATCAAGATCGCCGTGGGCTTCTTCTTCCTGAGCATCCTGTTCACCACCCTGGCGCGCTACGTGGGCAACTTCATCATCGACATGGGCCCGACGTTCCGGGGCCTGCTCGGCACCATGGCCTGA
- a CDS encoding glycosyltransferase family 4 protein, producing MSAPRVLLASHAGVNVALMRRALVRRLLAEGAEVHVAVPRDAHFDAVAALGVRVHPWAMARGSLRPGAALASVAALRAIVAAARPQVVHAFTHQPNIFARLAVGRARPLVNSVTGLGSNFLGQGAGGALRRAVFHTLYRATRARCAALIFQNDDDRAHFAAHGLIGAAPAFMVRGTGVDVAALRPGAEDAARVTAARAALGLGPEHVVLTLAARLIRDKGVFEFLDAARALAARHPRARFLLVGEPDPGNPTSLSPEAMDATRADGAVVFAGWRDDMPLIWALSDVAVLPSYREGLPVSLQEALACGLPVVTTQAPGCREIVAPGENGLLVPVGDAPALARAMATLLDDPALRQRMGQAGRRRAEALFNADTLAGEIVAVYRRICKEFP from the coding sequence GTGAGCGCGCCGCGCGTGCTGCTGGCCTCCCACGCCGGGGTCAACGTGGCCCTCATGCGCCGGGCCCTGGTGCGCCGCCTGCTGGCCGAAGGCGCCGAGGTCCACGTGGCCGTGCCGCGCGACGCGCACTTCGACGCCGTGGCCGCCCTGGGGGTCCGGGTCCACCCCTGGGCCATGGCCCGGGGCAGCCTGCGCCCGGGCGCGGCCCTGGCCTCGGTGGCCGCCCTGCGGGCCATCGTGGCCGCCGCGCGGCCTCAGGTGGTCCACGCCTTCACCCACCAGCCGAACATCTTCGCCCGGCTGGCCGTGGGCCGCGCCCGGCCATTGGTCAACTCCGTCACCGGGCTGGGGTCGAATTTCCTGGGCCAGGGCGCGGGCGGGGCGCTGCGCCGCGCGGTGTTCCACACCCTGTACCGCGCCACCCGCGCGCGCTGCGCGGCGCTGATCTTCCAGAACGACGACGACCGCGCCCATTTCGCGGCCCACGGGCTGATCGGCGCCGCGCCCGCGTTCATGGTCCGCGGCACGGGGGTGGACGTGGCCGCCCTGCGCCCCGGGGCCGAGGACGCGGCCCGGGTGACCGCAGCCCGCGCGGCCCTGGGCCTGGGCCCGGAGCATGTGGTGCTGACCCTGGCCGCGCGGCTCATCCGCGACAAGGGCGTGTTCGAATTTCTGGACGCCGCCCGGGCCCTGGCGGCGCGCCACCCCCGGGCGCGCTTCCTGCTCGTGGGCGAGCCCGACCCCGGCAACCCGACCTCGCTCTCCCCCGAGGCCATGGACGCCACGCGCGCCGACGGCGCCGTGGTCTTCGCGGGCTGGCGCGACGACATGCCGCTCATCTGGGCCCTGTCCGACGTGGCCGTGCTGCCCTCCTACCGCGAAGGGCTGCCCGTGAGCCTCCAGGAGGCCCTGGCCTGCGGGCTGCCCGTGGTCACCACCCAGGCCCCGGGCTGCCGCGAGATCGTCGCCCCCGGCGAAAACGGCCTGCTGGTGCCCGTGGGCGACGCCCCGGCCCTGGCCCGGGCCATGGCCACCCTGCTGGACGACCCGGCCCTGCGCCAGCGCATGGGTCAGGCGGGCCGCCGCCGCGCCGAGGCACTCTTCAACGCCGACACCCTGGCCGGGGAGATCGTCGCGGTCTACCGGCGCATCTGCAAGGAGTTCCCGTGA
- the asnB gene encoding asparagine synthase (glutamine-hydrolyzing), with translation MCGIAGYWSPTPPPGGHEPVLEAMALAMGHRGPDASGGFADPQGGPALAHVRLSILDLSPAGAQPMHSADGQLTISYNGEVYNYEAVRRELEDLGQAPASGWRGHSDTEVILEAVRAFGLHGALSRFVGMFAFALWDRRDRSLTLVRDRLGIKPLYYGFAGPSLLFGSEFKPLRRHPHWTGGVDPGALGLFLQTLYVPEPWSIHPGFLKLEPGHSVRLTAADLAARTLPAPRAFWSLDEAVRRGREAPFAGSDAQAVEALEALLTDAVRLRTVADVPLGAFLSGGVDSSTVTALLQKISTRPVKTFTIGYAEAGYDEAAHAEAVAAHLGTEHTTLRVSPAQAREVIPLLPRFYDEPFADASQIPTYLVSRLAREQVVVALSGDGGDELFGGYNRYLLAPALWARAVRLPRGLRRALGALLEGPGGGAVSAAIEALQRLRPPARRQLIVRDKLHKLAAALGASSREAFFHALASCWAHPEAVALGAALPPTAFTDPARWPGQPDYAAWMMAMDMRTYLPGDVLHKVDRASMAVALEARVPLIDHRVAEFALTLPLAMKLRQGRGKWLLRQVLYRHVPQEIFDRPKQGFGVPIDQWLRGPLRDWARGLLEPARLAREGFLAPAPVARALDEHLSGRANRQYQLWAVLMFQAWLEEYGS, from the coding sequence ATGTGCGGCATAGCCGGATACTGGAGCCCCACCCCGCCCCCGGGCGGGCATGAGCCGGTCCTCGAAGCCATGGCCCTGGCCATGGGCCACCGGGGCCCCGACGCCAGCGGCGGCTTTGCCGACCCCCAGGGCGGCCCGGCCCTGGCCCATGTGCGGCTGTCCATCCTCGACCTCTCCCCGGCGGGCGCCCAGCCCATGCACTCCGCCGACGGCCAGCTGACCATCAGCTACAACGGCGAGGTCTACAACTACGAGGCCGTGCGCCGCGAGCTGGAAGACCTGGGCCAGGCCCCGGCCTCGGGCTGGCGCGGCCACTCGGACACCGAGGTCATCCTGGAGGCCGTGCGCGCCTTCGGGCTGCACGGCGCCCTGTCGCGCTTCGTGGGCATGTTCGCCTTCGCCCTGTGGGACCGGCGCGACCGCTCCCTGACCCTGGTGCGCGACCGCCTGGGCATCAAGCCCCTGTACTACGGGTTCGCCGGGCCGAGCCTGCTTTTCGGCTCGGAATTCAAGCCCCTGCGCCGCCACCCGCACTGGACCGGCGGCGTGGACCCCGGCGCCCTGGGCCTGTTCCTGCAAACCCTCTACGTGCCCGAGCCGTGGAGCATCCACCCCGGCTTCCTCAAGCTGGAGCCCGGGCACAGCGTGCGCCTGACCGCCGCCGACCTGGCCGCGCGCACCCTGCCCGCGCCGCGGGCCTTCTGGTCCCTGGACGAAGCCGTGCGCCGGGGGCGCGAGGCGCCCTTCGCGGGCTCCGACGCCCAGGCCGTGGAGGCCCTGGAGGCCCTGCTCACCGACGCCGTGCGCCTGCGCACCGTGGCCGACGTGCCCCTGGGGGCCTTCCTCTCCGGCGGGGTGGATTCCTCCACCGTCACCGCCCTGCTGCAAAAAATCAGCACCCGCCCGGTGAAAACCTTCACCATCGGCTACGCCGAGGCCGGGTACGACGAGGCCGCCCACGCCGAGGCCGTGGCCGCGCACCTGGGCACCGAACACACCACCTTGCGCGTGAGCCCGGCCCAGGCCCGCGAGGTCATCCCCCTGCTGCCGCGCTTCTACGACGAGCCCTTTGCCGACGCCTCGCAGATTCCGACCTACCTCGTCTCGCGGCTGGCCCGCGAGCAGGTGGTGGTGGCCCTGTCGGGCGACGGCGGCGACGAACTGTTCGGCGGCTACAACCGCTACCTGCTGGCCCCCGCGCTGTGGGCCCGGGCCGTGCGCCTGCCCCGGGGCCTGCGCCGGGCCCTGGGCGCCCTGCTCGAAGGCCCGGGCGGCGGCGCCGTCAGCGCGGCCATCGAGGCCCTCCAGCGCCTGCGGCCCCCGGCCCGGCGCCAGCTCATCGTGCGCGACAAGCTGCACAAGCTGGCCGCCGCCCTGGGCGCGTCCTCGCGCGAGGCCTTCTTCCACGCCCTGGCCTCGTGCTGGGCCCACCCCGAGGCCGTGGCCCTGGGGGCGGCCCTGCCGCCCACGGCCTTCACCGACCCCGCCCGCTGGCCCGGCCAGCCGGACTACGCGGCCTGGATGATGGCCATGGACATGCGCACCTACCTGCCCGGCGACGTGCTGCACAAGGTGGACCGCGCGTCCATGGCCGTGGCCCTGGAAGCCCGCGTGCCGCTCATCGACCACCGCGTGGCCGAATTCGCCCTGACCCTGCCCCTGGCCATGAAGCTGCGCCAGGGGCGCGGCAAATGGCTGCTGCGCCAGGTACTTTACCGCCACGTGCCGCAGGAGATCTTCGACCGGCCCAAGCAGGGCTTCGGCGTGCCCATCGACCAGTGGCTGCGCGGCCCGCTGCGCGACTGGGCCCGGGGCCTGCTGGAGCCCGCGCGCCTCGCGCGCGAAGGGTTCCTGGCCCCCGCCCCCGTGGCCCGCGCCCTGGACGAGCACCTTTCGGGCCGCGCCAACCGCCAGTACCAGCTCTGGGCCGTGCTCATGTTCCAGGCCTGGCTGGAGGAGTACGGCTCGTGA
- a CDS encoding polysaccharide biosynthesis protein, with protein MIHRLKSYNFYVLLVMDAALVLAAHGLSYLIRFEGALPAEHAQRLLDTLGPLLVVKLLCFLAFGLYRGMWRYTSLSDMANIAKAASAATLLIVGYLVLSRNFAGYSRSVFVLDWFFTMAFVAGLRVGIRLFYGMGFVDLPSVFRRHCPASVATRCVVIGAGNSAERLLRDIGGNPRAGIQVAALFDDDPGKQGRELHGVPVIGPVRALGRWMESDQFRAREALIAISNISGPGMREVIGHCEASGLAYRRIPSLAELAQGKVTVKDLRDVDYKDLLGREPVHLDMEGIAGYLRGRTVLVTGAGGSIGSELCRQIVAFEPGRLLLLDASESNLYAIQMEMEHERGFKRYEALLGSLQDTDWTAHVLDTYRPEVIFHAAAYKHVPMLEENPWQAVLNNVLATRNLVEAAVARGVERLLVVSTDKAVRPTNVMGASKRITEKIMQANCGRGTRLMAVRFGNVIGSAGSVIPLFRRQIERGGPLTITHPEVTRFFMTTEEACQLILQAGSMGEGGEIFVLKMGKPVRIADMAADLIRLSGKEPGRDIEIKFIGLRPGEKLYEELITADEGVVPTGHEQIMVLRSEACAHAGLDAALEALRRAAEARDHARIRQQLVEIVPEYVPDHSHDSK; from the coding sequence ATGATCCACAGGCTGAAGTCGTACAACTTCTATGTCTTGCTGGTCATGGACGCCGCCCTGGTGCTGGCGGCCCACGGCCTGAGCTACCTGATCCGCTTCGAGGGCGCCCTGCCCGCCGAGCACGCCCAGCGCCTGCTCGACACCCTGGGCCCCCTGCTGGTGGTCAAGCTGCTGTGCTTCCTGGCCTTCGGGCTGTACCGGGGCATGTGGCGCTACACCAGCCTGTCCGACATGGCCAACATCGCCAAGGCCGCCTCGGCGGCCACGCTGCTCATCGTCGGCTACCTGGTGCTGTCGCGCAACTTCGCGGGCTATTCGCGCTCGGTGTTCGTGCTCGACTGGTTCTTCACCATGGCCTTCGTGGCCGGGCTGCGGGTGGGCATCCGCCTGTTCTACGGCATGGGCTTCGTGGACCTGCCCTCGGTCTTCAGGCGCCACTGCCCCGCCAGCGTGGCCACACGCTGCGTGGTCATCGGGGCGGGCAACTCCGCCGAGCGCCTGCTGCGCGACATCGGCGGCAACCCCCGGGCGGGCATCCAGGTGGCGGCCCTGTTCGATGACGACCCCGGCAAGCAGGGCCGCGAGCTGCACGGCGTGCCGGTCATCGGACCCGTGCGCGCCCTGGGGCGCTGGATGGAGTCCGACCAGTTCCGCGCCCGCGAGGCGCTCATCGCCATCTCCAACATCTCCGGCCCGGGCATGCGCGAGGTCATCGGCCACTGCGAGGCCTCGGGCCTGGCCTACCGGCGCATCCCCAGCCTGGCCGAGCTGGCCCAGGGCAAGGTCACGGTCAAGGACCTGCGCGACGTGGACTACAAGGACCTGCTGGGCCGCGAGCCCGTGCACCTGGACATGGAAGGCATCGCCGGCTACCTGCGCGGGCGCACGGTGCTGGTCACCGGGGCGGGCGGGTCCATCGGCTCGGAACTGTGCCGCCAGATCGTGGCCTTCGAGCCCGGGCGCCTGCTGCTGCTCGACGCCAGCGAGTCCAACCTCTACGCCATCCAGATGGAGATGGAGCACGAGCGCGGCTTCAAGCGCTACGAGGCCCTGCTGGGCTCCCTGCAGGACACGGACTGGACCGCCCACGTGCTCGACACCTACCGCCCCGAGGTCATCTTCCACGCCGCGGCCTACAAGCACGTGCCCATGCTGGAGGAAAACCCCTGGCAGGCCGTGCTCAACAACGTGCTGGCCACGCGCAACCTCGTGGAGGCCGCCGTGGCCCGGGGCGTGGAGCGGCTGCTGGTGGTCTCCACCGACAAGGCCGTGCGGCCCACCAATGTCATGGGCGCGTCCAAGCGCATCACCGAAAAGATCATGCAGGCCAACTGCGGACGCGGCACGCGGCTCATGGCCGTGCGCTTCGGCAACGTCATCGGCTCGGCGGGCTCGGTGATCCCGCTCTTCCGCCGCCAGATCGAGCGCGGCGGCCCGCTGACCATCACCCACCCCGAGGTCACCCGCTTCTTCATGACCACCGAGGAGGCCTGCCAGCTCATCCTCCAGGCCGGGAGCATGGGCGAGGGCGGCGAGATCTTCGTGCTCAAGATGGGCAAGCCCGTGCGCATCGCCGACATGGCCGCCGACCTGATCCGCCTCTCGGGCAAGGAGCCCGGGCGCGACATCGAGATCAAGTTCATCGGCCTGCGCCCCGGCGAAAAGCTCTACGAGGAGCTGATCACCGCCGACGAGGGCGTGGTGCCCACCGGGCACGAGCAGATCATGGTCCTGCGCAGCGAGGCCTGCGCCCACGCCGGGCTGGACGCCGCCCTGGAGGCCCTGCGCCGGGCCGCCGAGGCCCGCGACCACGCGCGCATCCGCCAACAACTTGTCGAGATCGTGCCCGAGTACGTGCCCGACCACAGCCACGACAGCAAGTAA
- a CDS encoding sugar transferase → MNTEHMALYARIPAWKRWMDVILVLALAPLWLPLAGLVALAVRARLGAPAVFRQQRAGLGGRLFTIYKFRTMTDERDASGALLPDERRLPRFGRILRATSLDELPELWNVLTGDMSLVGPRPLLPQYLPLYSPEQARRHEALPGITGWAQIHGRNAITWPEVFARDVWYVDNMNPLLDLAILARTVGAVFARRDVNEPGAATRTPFSGNG, encoded by the coding sequence GTGAACACGGAACACATGGCCCTGTACGCGCGCATCCCGGCCTGGAAGCGCTGGATGGACGTGATCCTGGTGCTCGCCCTGGCCCCGCTGTGGCTGCCCCTGGCCGGACTGGTGGCCCTGGCGGTGCGCGCCCGGCTGGGCGCCCCGGCGGTCTTCCGCCAGCAGCGCGCGGGCCTGGGCGGACGACTCTTCACCATCTACAAGTTCCGGACCATGACCGACGAGCGCGACGCCTCGGGGGCGCTGCTGCCCGACGAGCGGCGCCTGCCGCGCTTCGGGCGCATCCTGCGCGCCACCAGCCTGGACGAGTTGCCCGAGCTGTGGAACGTGCTGACCGGGGACATGAGCCTGGTCGGCCCCAGGCCGCTGCTGCCCCAGTACCTGCCGCTGTATTCGCCCGAGCAGGCCCGGCGCCACGAAGCCCTGCCGGGCATCACCGGCTGGGCCCAGATCCACGGGCGCAACGCCATCACCTGGCCCGAGGTCTTCGCCCGCGACGTCTGGTACGTGGACAACATGAACCCCCTGCTGGACCTGGCCATCCTGGCCCGGACCGTGGGCGCCGTGTTCGCGCGCCGGGACGTCAACGAGCCCGGCGCCGCCACCCGCACCCCGTTCTCCGGAAACGGATAA
- a CDS encoding tRNA lysidine(34) synthetase produces the protein MAQWGKLNYAQQQCLGAVGKLMQQAAMLAPGARVGVAASGGVDSWLMLQVLLMRQRIVPFPFELMVLHVNPGFDAGNHAPLAQWCRDNGVAAHIELTDHGPRAHSEENLKASACFYCARLRRKALFALCRTYGLTHLALAHTADDLATTFFMNLFETGKVHGLGMAEDFFGGRLKVIRPLLYLEKKIVIKAAKAFGLPVWSNPCPSAGATRRSDWEAWLDEHYRRARHIRPNVLQGLQRWQLDRTAGKQVGHGSSSGGIPGPQKSTAFSE, from the coding sequence ATGGCACAATGGGGAAAGCTCAACTACGCCCAGCAGCAATGCCTGGGGGCCGTGGGCAAACTGATGCAGCAGGCCGCAATGCTCGCCCCGGGGGCGCGCGTGGGCGTGGCCGCCTCGGGCGGGGTGGACAGCTGGCTCATGCTCCAGGTGCTGCTCATGCGCCAGCGCATCGTGCCCTTCCCCTTCGAGCTGATGGTGCTGCACGTGAACCCGGGATTCGACGCGGGCAACCACGCGCCCCTGGCCCAATGGTGCCGCGACAACGGCGTGGCCGCGCACATCGAGCTGACCGACCACGGCCCGCGCGCCCACTCCGAGGAGAACCTCAAGGCCTCGGCCTGCTTCTACTGCGCCCGGCTGCGGCGCAAGGCGCTGTTTGCCCTGTGCCGCACCTACGGGCTGACCCACCTCGCCCTGGCCCACACCGCCGACGACCTGGCCACCACATTCTTTATGAATCTTTTCGAAACGGGCAAGGTCCACGGCCTGGGCATGGCCGAGGACTTCTTCGGGGGGCGGCTCAAGGTCATCAGGCCGCTGCTTTATCTGGAGAAAAAGATCGTCATCAAAGCCGCCAAGGCCTTCGGCCTGCCCGTGTGGTCCAACCCCTGCCCCAGCGCCGGAGCCACCCGCCGATCCGACTGGGAAGCGTGGCTGGACGAGCACTACCGCCGCGCCCGGCACATCCGCCCCAACGTGCTCCAGGGCCTGCAGCGCTGGCAGCTTGACAGAACCGCCGGGAAGCAAGTAGGTCATGGTAGCTCTTCCGGAGGGATTCCCGGCCCGCAAAAATCCACGGCCTTTTCCGAGTGA
- a CDS encoding DegT/DnrJ/EryC1/StrS family aminotransferase: MHDRIFLSSPHMGGSELRYVEQAFADNYIAPVGPHIPAFEQEFEAVIGHGHCVAVASGTAALHLALRLAGVSPGDEVLCSDLTFIASASPIVYLGARPTFIDADPATWNLDLEVLEAHLSARRRAGGPMPRALVVVHLYGQPCDMDAVGAICAEYGVAVVEDAAESLGALHQGRQTGTFSTTAVFSFNGNKIITCGGGGMFVAKDKALADKARFLSTQARDAAPHYQHSELGYNYRMSNILAAVGRGQIEVLAARVEQKRALFAGYVERLGAQPWIEFMPEVPTGRANRWLTCALLGDDAASGYRMREAVRLALEEANIESRPIWKPMHMQPVFAQDAFAGPGADEAMFARGLCLPSDTKMTEADLDRVCELVVRAARG, from the coding sequence GTGCACGACAGAATCTTCCTGTCCTCCCCGCACATGGGCGGCAGCGAACTGCGATACGTCGAACAGGCTTTTGCGGACAACTACATCGCCCCGGTCGGCCCGCACATCCCGGCCTTCGAGCAGGAGTTCGAGGCCGTCATCGGCCACGGGCACTGCGTGGCCGTGGCCTCGGGCACGGCGGCCCTGCATCTGGCCCTGCGCCTGGCGGGCGTGAGCCCGGGCGACGAGGTGCTCTGCTCGGACCTGACCTTCATCGCCTCGGCCTCGCCCATCGTCTACCTGGGCGCGCGCCCCACGTTCATCGACGCCGATCCCGCCACCTGGAACCTGGACCTCGAGGTGCTCGAAGCCCACCTCTCGGCCCGGCGCCGCGCGGGCGGGCCCATGCCGCGCGCTCTGGTGGTGGTGCACCTCTACGGCCAGCCCTGCGACATGGACGCCGTGGGCGCCATCTGCGCCGAGTACGGCGTGGCCGTGGTCGAAGACGCCGCCGAATCCCTGGGCGCCCTGCACCAGGGCCGCCAGACCGGCACCTTCTCCACCACGGCGGTGTTCAGCTTCAACGGCAACAAGATCATCACCTGCGGCGGCGGCGGCATGTTCGTCGCAAAGGACAAGGCCCTGGCGGATAAGGCCCGTTTCCTGTCCACCCAGGCCCGCGACGCCGCGCCGCACTACCAGCACTCCGAGCTGGGCTACAATTACCGCATGAGCAACATCCTGGCCGCCGTGGGCCGGGGGCAGATCGAGGTGCTGGCCGCGCGGGTGGAGCAGAAGCGCGCCCTGTTCGCGGGCTACGTGGAGCGCCTGGGCGCCCAGCCCTGGATCGAATTCATGCCCGAGGTGCCCACGGGCCGCGCCAACCGCTGGCTGACCTGCGCCCTGCTGGGCGACGACGCCGCCTCGGGCTACCGCATGCGCGAGGCCGTGCGTCTGGCCCTGGAAGAAGCCAACATCGAGTCGCGGCCCATCTGGAAGCCCATGCACATGCAGCCGGTCTTCGCCCAGGATGCCTTCGCGGGCCCCGGCGCCGACGAGGCGATGTTCGCCCGGGGCCTGTGCCTGCCCTCGGACACCAAGATGACCGAGGCCGACCTGGACCGTGTCTGCGAGCTGGTCGTCCGCGCGGCCAGGGGCTAG